In the genome of Ptychodera flava strain L36383 chromosome 13, AS_Pfla_20210202, whole genome shotgun sequence, one region contains:
- the LOC139147235 gene encoding uncharacterized protein, with protein MAFCFDRSTRPSVSLTISLLMTTTFVTLVISEETLTGLCGSFSSPNYPQEYPHNEVAVWNIEVPDGYRAALYFSVFDLEMSRGCEYDSVQISANDEELHQFCGGEWFPHFPGRTVVRSPNNQMTVTFRSDYSNSDHNVGFYAHYFSEDIDECLYNNGGCDHYCHNILGSFYCSCRSEYVLDSDRKICSACPTESMVMGSRQSRKSAHMAMETDAENESPPECGTRFVKIWPTQGANIRIWSLLSRKNDGFLQVKKKIATDVFSVDGTGTYDSNSVFRFYGVYDPNIRTRDSKSFTAEPDDSNLAWFGIPGNRIGKDADSNKIYMLQWKEDGGIQAKGFTAPDDYQNPPNICDTVERKQATFLVSFKSATNYFNLQCSPSENSNDSSGKLIKTVASGNITTVSVHPQINQFSYDPGMQYYLPYAYDSNL; from the exons ATGGCGTTCTGTTTTGACAG ATCCACAAGACCTTCCGTCTCCTTGACCATTTCTTTGCTGATGACTACAACATTCGTCACCCTTGTCATTTCCGAGGAAACATTGACTGGTCTCTGCGGATCCTTCTCATCCCCTAACTACCCACAGGAGTACCCGCACAAcgaggtagctgtctggaacaTCGAAGTGCCCGATGGATATCGTGCCGCCTTGTACTTCTCAGTGTTCGATCTGGAAATGTCACGCGGATGTGAATACGACTCGGTGCAG ATATCGGCCAATGACGAAGAACTGCATCAATTTTGTGGTGGGGAATGGTTTCCGCACTTCCCAGGAAGAACGGTGGTTAGATCGCCGAACAATCAAATGACAGTGACCTTCCGCTCAGACTATTCTAATTCTGACCATAATGTTGGATTCTATGCTCATTACTTTTCTGAAG atattgatgaatgtctTTACAACAATGGTGGCTGCGATCATTACTGTCACAATATCCTCGGTAGTTTTTATTGTTCCTgtcgttctgaatatgtactgGATTCAGACAGAAAGATCTGCTCAG CATGTCCAACCGAGAGCATGGTCATGGGTAGTCGACAGTCAAGAAAGAGTGCACACATGGCGATGGAAACCGATGCAGAAAATGAGTCACCACCTGAATGCGGAACTAGGTTTGTT AAAATATGGCCGACGCAAGGTGCAAACATTCGGATTTGGTCCCTGTTGAGCCGCAAGAATGATGGATTTTTGCAAGTAAAGAAGAAAATTGCAACAGACGTGTTCTCAGTTGAtgggacaggaacttacgataGCAACA GTGTCTTCAGATTTTACGGTGTCTACGACCCGAATATTAGAACCCGTGATTCCAAATCGTTTACTGCGGAGCCTGACGACAGTAATTTGGCTTGGTTTGGCATCCCTGGCAATAGAATTGGCAAGGATGCAGACAgcaataaaatatacatgttgCAATGGAAGGAAGATGGTGGTATTCAAGCGAAG GGTTTTACAGCTCCTGACGATTATCAGAACCCACCCAACATTTGCGACACAGTAGAGCGCAAACAAGCAACATTCTTGGTCTCCTTCAAATCAGCTACAAACTACTTCAACCTTCAGTGCTCGCCCTCAGAGAACTCCAATGACTCGAGTGGAAAATTGATCAAGACTGTAGCCAGTGGAAATATCACGACCGTTAGCGTCCATCCGCAGATAAATCAGTTTTCTTATGATCCGGGGATGCAGTACTATCTGCCATATGCATATGACTCTAACTTGTAG